A genomic stretch from Vibrio algarum includes:
- a CDS encoding DUF3299 domain-containing protein yields the protein MKNLALIVSLLSVFLIPHHALASSENSALKPSDILQLEWIDLIPENERNLVNSVGMPLQLDHDIDTPEQSKLGGVRQELNGSIVKIPGFVIPLEGDENRVTEFMLVPFLGACIHVPPPPPNQLIYVRFKGGAPVQELWDVVYIVGELKTETVSHELAEVGYVIEGMAVEVYDDQ from the coding sequence ATGAAAAATTTAGCGTTAATTGTCAGTTTATTGAGTGTATTTCTAATACCACATCACGCCCTTGCTTCAAGTGAAAATAGCGCACTAAAACCATCAGATATATTGCAATTAGAATGGATAGATTTGATACCAGAAAATGAAAGAAATCTGGTGAATAGTGTAGGCATGCCATTGCAATTAGATCACGATATAGATACACCTGAACAATCTAAATTAGGAGGGGTTAGACAAGAGCTGAACGGAAGCATAGTAAAGATTCCAGGCTTTGTGATTCCACTTGAAGGGGATGAAAATAGGGTCACTGAATTCATGCTTGTTCCGTTCTTAGGTGCCTGTATTCATGTACCCCCACCCCCACCAAACCAATTAATTTATGTGCGTTTTAAAGGCGGAGCTCCGGTACAAGAGCTTTGGGATGTCGTCTATATCGTAGGGGAACTAAAAACCGAAACCGTCAGTCATGAGTTAGCAGAAGTAGGTTATGTCATTGAAGGAATGGCCGTTGAAGTTTATGACGACCAATAA
- a CDS encoding TIGR03899 family protein, with translation MAEQRAPITIEQSESSSSNSHSKKKSGYIKDSASRVASIAETYGLGELIHSSPTRKSVLERALARDKQQREQRQKNLEKIIKFSHSFCNDETAGDPDQDWLNRFFDMAQDIHNSSMQRLWAQILKLEVTNPGSTSVKALQILKDMTPKEAQYLQKAASLACSFGGEHSKKLLIGFRTQSGLFSFTKRDIEETINLGSYQLPYSSILLLIELGLVIGTELESGEIEFDPALMIDYQGKKISLQPMSKGSRLLYYRLSPVGNELCKLLGNKPNMKYFDRVVGLLSQKFTVQTEVKGTIDQVV, from the coding sequence ATGGCAGAACAAAGAGCACCCATTACTATAGAACAAAGTGAGTCGAGTAGTAGTAATAGCCACTCAAAAAAGAAATCTGGCTATATTAAAGACAGTGCGAGCCGAGTAGCGAGCATAGCTGAGACCTATGGGCTAGGTGAGCTAATACATTCTAGTCCAACACGTAAATCCGTCTTAGAAAGGGCGTTAGCTAGAGATAAGCAACAGCGAGAACAAAGACAAAAAAACTTGGAGAAAATCATCAAGTTTTCCCATTCATTTTGCAATGATGAAACCGCAGGTGATCCAGACCAAGATTGGCTTAATCGATTTTTTGATATGGCTCAGGACATCCATAATAGCTCAATGCAAAGACTCTGGGCTCAGATTCTAAAACTTGAAGTGACTAACCCAGGCTCTACGTCAGTGAAAGCCCTACAAATATTAAAAGATATGACCCCAAAAGAAGCTCAATATTTACAAAAAGCCGCTTCATTAGCATGCAGTTTTGGTGGTGAACATTCTAAGAAATTATTAATTGGCTTTCGTACCCAAAGTGGCCTATTTAGCTTTACCAAAAGAGATATAGAAGAAACTATCAACTTAGGTAGTTACCAGCTCCCTTATTCTAGCATTCTACTCTTGATTGAATTGGGATTGGTTATTGGGACTGAATTAGAATCTGGTGAAATAGAATTTGATCCTGCACTTATGATTGATTATCAAGGAAAAAAGATCTCATTACAGCCAATGAGCAAAGGCTCTCGCTTGCTTTATTACCGCTTAAGCCCAGTAGGAAATGAGTTATGTAAACTTCTAGGCAATAAACCAAACATGAAATATTTTGATCGTGTTGTTGGTTTATTGAGCCAGAAGTTTACCGTTCAAACCGAAGTGAAAGGAACGATTGATCAAGTTGTTTAA
- the cysC gene encoding adenylyl-sulfate kinase — protein sequence MAEKSMSTQENNIVWHQHTVNKETRSKLKKQKPVVLWFTGLSGSGKSTVAGALENVLTELGFHTYLLDGDNVRHGLCKDLSFSEQDRKENIRRVGELCKLMADAGLIVLSAFISPYREERKMVRELLPESDFLEVFVNTPIEVCEQRDPKGLYKKARAGEIKNFTGIDSDYEQPLQPEINLPAGDNEVSVLVDICLTALRQRGVITS from the coding sequence ATGGCAGAAAAAAGCATGTCGACTCAAGAGAATAATATTGTATGGCACCAACATACTGTGAATAAAGAGACTCGCTCTAAGCTTAAGAAACAGAAGCCGGTTGTGCTCTGGTTTACTGGGCTATCTGGTTCTGGAAAATCGACAGTTGCAGGCGCGTTGGAGAATGTACTAACAGAGTTGGGTTTTCATACTTATCTACTTGATGGTGACAATGTTCGTCATGGTTTGTGCAAAGATTTAAGTTTCTCCGAGCAAGATAGAAAAGAAAATATTCGCCGGGTAGGTGAACTTTGCAAGCTTATGGCGGATGCTGGATTAATCGTTTTATCAGCTTTCATCTCCCCATATAGAGAAGAGCGCAAGATGGTGAGAGAGCTGTTACCCGAAAGTGATTTCTTGGAAGTGTTTGTTAATACGCCAATTGAGGTATGTGAACAAAGAGATCCTAAGGGGTTATATAAAAAGGCGAGAGCTGGCGAAATTAAAAATTTTACTGGGATTGATTCCGATTACGAACAACCGCTACAGCCAGAAATTAACTTACCAGCAGGCGACAATGAGGTAAGTGTTTTAGTCGACATCTGTTTAACCGCATTGCGGCAAAGAGGGGTCATCACTTCTTGA
- the cysN gene encoding sulfate adenylyltransferase subunit CysN translates to MNSAVEAQLSELGIEGYLNEHQHKSLLRFLTCGSVDDGKSTLIGRLLHDSKQIYEDQLAAVHSDSQRVGTTGERPDLALLVDGLQAEREQGITIDVAYRYFSTQKRKFIIADTPGHEQYTRNMATGASTCDVAVILVDARKGVLDQTRRHSFIASLLGIKHFIVAVNKMDLVEYSEQRFEEIKAEYLAFSEKLKSDVNIKILPLSALEGDNVVDISDEMSWYKGESLLSLLENVDLSLQTGSAEFRFPVQYVNRPNLDFRGFAGTLASGSISVGDEIKALPSGKVSKVSRIVTFDGDLDTAYAGQAITLTLEDEIDISRGDLLVSDGAAIESSNHVLADIVWMTEEPLKLGRQYDIKIAGKKTLGQVDVIRHQYDVNNLSRFDTTSIPLNGIAQCEWSLTETIAIDKYIDSPDTGGFIIIDRLTNVTVGAGLVRERLDQKNESSNAGDINAFEQELKALILKYFPSWDAKI, encoded by the coding sequence ATGAACAGCGCAGTAGAAGCTCAACTATCAGAGCTAGGTATCGAAGGATACCTGAACGAACATCAACACAAGTCCTTACTACGTTTCTTAACCTGTGGTTCTGTGGACGATGGAAAAAGCACTTTGATTGGACGTTTGCTCCATGATTCAAAACAGATATATGAAGATCAGTTAGCTGCCGTCCATTCGGATAGCCAACGTGTTGGCACTACAGGTGAAAGGCCTGACCTAGCCCTACTAGTTGACGGGCTTCAAGCGGAGAGAGAGCAAGGGATAACGATAGATGTAGCGTATCGTTATTTCTCTACCCAAAAACGTAAATTTATAATTGCAGATACACCTGGACATGAGCAGTACACGCGCAATATGGCTACTGGTGCGTCTACATGTGATGTTGCCGTTATTTTGGTCGATGCACGTAAAGGTGTTCTGGACCAAACCCGTCGACATTCCTTTATTGCCAGCTTGCTAGGAATTAAACATTTCATAGTAGCGGTCAATAAGATGGATCTCGTTGAGTATTCAGAGCAAAGATTTGAAGAGATAAAGGCAGAATATTTGGCGTTTTCTGAAAAATTAAAAAGTGACGTGAATATTAAGATATTGCCGCTATCTGCCCTTGAAGGAGACAACGTTGTAGATATCAGCGATGAAATGTCTTGGTATAAAGGGGAATCTCTTCTTTCACTGTTAGAAAATGTGGATCTCTCCCTGCAAACAGGCAGTGCGGAATTTCGTTTTCCTGTTCAGTACGTGAATCGCCCTAACCTTGACTTTAGAGGCTTTGCAGGAACGTTGGCTTCGGGATCTATTTCTGTTGGTGATGAAATAAAGGCACTGCCTTCAGGTAAGGTGTCTAAAGTATCCCGAATTGTCACGTTCGATGGTGACTTAGATACAGCCTACGCCGGTCAAGCTATTACGCTTACGTTAGAAGACGAAATAGATATTAGCCGTGGTGACTTACTTGTATCAGATGGGGCTGCAATCGAGTCATCTAATCATGTATTAGCTGATATCGTTTGGATGACCGAAGAGCCGCTTAAATTAGGCCGTCAATACGATATAAAAATTGCAGGCAAAAAAACGCTAGGTCAAGTTGACGTTATTCGCCATCAATATGATGTAAATAATCTCTCTCGTTTTGATACGACATCTATTCCCTTAAACGGAATAGCGCAATGTGAGTGGTCACTTACTGAAACCATTGCAATCGATAAGTACATTGATAGCCCGGATACTGGTGGTTTTATCATTATCGATAGATTGACCAATGTTACGGTTGGTGCTGGTCTTGTTCGAGAGCGTTTGGATCAGAAAAACGAGTCTTCTAATGCTGGAGATATCAATGCGTTTGAGCAAGAGCTTAAAGCGCTCATTCTTAAATATTTCCCATCTTGGGATGCGAAAATTTAG
- the cobA gene encoding uroporphyrinogen-III C-methyltransferase, which yields MKSTDIHTIFPNEKPKLVSNSIAPVFGKSRLSKGEVALIGAGPGDAELLTLKALSFLQQADVVLYDYLVSDEIMALIPSETILVSVGKKAGHHSVPQEKTNQLLVDFALQGYRVARIKGGDPFVFGRGGEELEVLFDANVPFQVIPGITAAAGATAYAGIPLTHRDYAQSALFITGHLKEESDQLDWSTVARGKQTLVIYMGLMKSKHIQNQLIHHGRASDTPVAIIERGTQATQRVLKGSLHQLATLAEQADSPSLIVVGEVVRLSEKLDWFSQMQQQGHEPSKKQLIAQYA from the coding sequence ATGAAGAGCACAGACATACATACAATTTTTCCTAACGAAAAACCAAAACTAGTGAGTAACAGTATAGCGCCTGTTTTTGGTAAAAGTCGTTTAAGTAAAGGAGAAGTCGCTCTGATTGGAGCTGGGCCAGGTGATGCCGAGCTGCTCACGTTAAAAGCACTAAGCTTTTTACAGCAAGCTGACGTTGTTCTTTACGATTACCTTGTTTCTGACGAGATTATGGCGTTAATTCCTAGCGAGACAATACTCGTTAGTGTTGGGAAAAAAGCCGGTCATCATAGTGTTCCTCAGGAAAAAACCAACCAATTACTTGTCGATTTTGCCTTGCAAGGATATCGAGTCGCGCGAATTAAAGGCGGTGACCCTTTTGTATTTGGCCGGGGCGGTGAAGAGTTAGAAGTTCTATTTGATGCAAATGTTCCATTCCAAGTCATACCCGGCATTACTGCTGCTGCGGGGGCAACCGCTTACGCGGGAATTCCTCTGACCCATAGAGATTATGCTCAGTCTGCGCTTTTTATTACCGGTCATCTGAAAGAAGAGAGTGATCAACTCGATTGGTCGACTGTCGCAAGAGGCAAGCAGACATTGGTTATCTATATGGGGTTAATGAAGTCAAAGCATATACAGAACCAGCTTATTCATCACGGTAGAGCGAGTGATACCCCTGTCGCGATTATTGAGCGAGGTACTCAAGCTACGCAGCGAGTATTAAAAGGTTCATTACATCAACTAGCAACATTAGCCGAACAGGCGGATTCACCTTCATTAATTGTAGTCGGCGAAGTGGTTCGTTTGTCAGAGAAGTTAGATTGGTTTTCTCAGATGCAGCAACAAGGTCATGAACCATCTAAAAAGCAGCTTATTGCTCAGTACGCATAG
- a CDS encoding Crp/Fnr family transcriptional regulator, with product MNKDLVNQLQEHGFTRDEIAEVSTLAIPLELPTRHILINQGDIPSHIYFLLDGICHSCYLTEEGKSFSKEFYWEQDWIIGFESLISNRPSPFLLESLTSISLLCIPIDALRIWREQANPLYIKLLETQLMYKESKERFMLLYSPEERYELFCTHYPDLELRLTDYQIAAYLGITHISLSRIKSRIKAKD from the coding sequence ATGAATAAAGATTTAGTAAATCAGTTGCAAGAGCATGGATTTACTCGTGATGAAATTGCAGAAGTGAGTACACTTGCTATTCCCCTAGAGCTTCCAACTCGTCATATTTTAATCAATCAGGGAGATATACCATCCCATATCTATTTTTTATTAGATGGTATTTGTCACTCATGTTACTTAACAGAAGAAGGCAAAAGCTTCAGTAAAGAGTTTTACTGGGAGCAGGACTGGATCATCGGGTTTGAAAGCTTGATCAGTAACCGGCCATCCCCTTTTCTTTTAGAGTCTCTCACCTCTATTAGCCTTTTATGTATACCTATTGACGCCTTGCGCATTTGGAGAGAACAAGCAAACCCTTTATATATAAAGTTGTTAGAAACTCAGCTGATGTATAAAGAATCAAAAGAACGCTTTATGTTGCTGTATTCACCAGAAGAACGTTACGAACTTTTTTGTACGCATTACCCAGATCTAGAGTTAAGACTTACGGATTATCAGATTGCCGCTTATCTGGGAATTACCCATATCAGCTTAAGTAGAATCAAATCTCGCATAAAAGCAAAAGACTAA
- a CDS encoding GNAT family N-acetyltransferase gives MINWQLLKFEELTTIQLYELLKLRVDVFVVEQNCPYPELDDKDKLQGVYQLIGYQEDVIVACARLLKPGVSFNNCSIGRIATKYSARGNGLGHKLMNKALIECQNLWPNQSIDIQAQEYLKNFYQGYGFIGYTDSYLEDDIPHLDMRLEKV, from the coding sequence ATGATTAATTGGCAACTATTAAAGTTTGAAGAACTCACCACAATACAACTCTATGAACTACTAAAACTACGTGTAGATGTTTTTGTAGTAGAGCAGAACTGCCCTTACCCTGAATTGGATGATAAAGATAAATTGCAGGGAGTATATCAGCTGATAGGCTATCAGGAGGATGTGATTGTAGCCTGCGCTCGATTGCTAAAACCTGGGGTGAGTTTTAACAATTGCTCAATAGGCCGTATTGCCACCAAATATTCTGCGAGAGGCAATGGACTTGGCCACAAATTAATGAACAAAGCATTAATAGAATGCCAAAACTTATGGCCCAATCAAAGCATCGATATTCAAGCTCAAGAATATCTAAAAAATTTTTATCAAGGGTATGGTTTTATTGGATATACCGATTCATACCTAGAAGACGATATCCCTCATCTTGATATGAGATTGGAAAAAGTATAG
- a CDS encoding DMT family transporter, which yields MPTQGTVRIALFALILGNLFASLSDVAVKYLDSDASVYQYVFLRQLIATIVAAPFYLKNRKVNDSTVNWKVTALRAHLIIFGASCMVIAITHLPLATANAVFYAGPLLMLPLSILLLNEKIKLDKAIGSIIGFVGVLIVLRPSQFHWAAIFALGTAISLALFHVLVRKLPSEHSVIHTLFWTSIMSLPLSGLLAIFDWQPLGPIQLYWIVASSVCVLAYNALAVFAYKKVQADEIALAEYSGLIFVTAFGVWWFNEVPDAFTLIGMVFIVVPLLPRKVLRRKNRRNKA from the coding sequence GTGCCAACTCAGGGCACTGTACGTATTGCATTATTCGCTCTTATTCTTGGTAATTTGTTCGCTTCACTGTCTGATGTCGCGGTTAAGTATCTGGATAGTGATGCTTCCGTATATCAATATGTTTTTCTGAGGCAACTGATTGCAACCATAGTTGCAGCACCTTTCTATCTTAAAAATAGAAAAGTAAACGACTCAACTGTCAACTGGAAGGTAACGGCACTTAGAGCACACTTAATCATTTTTGGCGCAAGTTGTATGGTGATAGCGATTACTCACTTACCACTTGCAACCGCTAACGCTGTTTTTTATGCCGGCCCGTTGTTAATGCTTCCTTTATCTATTTTGTTATTAAACGAGAAGATCAAATTAGACAAGGCTATAGGCTCTATCATTGGGTTTGTTGGAGTGCTCATCGTATTACGACCCTCACAGTTTCACTGGGCCGCTATCTTTGCTCTTGGTACTGCCATTTCTTTAGCTTTATTTCATGTTTTGGTTCGCAAGCTTCCCTCTGAACATTCCGTTATTCATACTCTTTTTTGGACAAGTATCATGTCCCTGCCTCTCTCTGGTTTGCTTGCGATCTTCGATTGGCAACCACTCGGCCCGATCCAACTATATTGGATTGTCGCCAGCTCAGTGTGCGTTTTAGCTTATAATGCATTAGCGGTATTTGCTTATAAAAAAGTACAAGCGGATGAAATTGCTCTCGCAGAATATTCCGGCTTAATTTTTGTCACCGCGTTTGGCGTGTGGTGGTTTAATGAAGTGCCCGATGCTTTCACTTTGATAGGAATGGTTTTCATTGTTGTTCCGCTTCTCCCACGCAAGGTTTTGCGCAGAAAAAACAGAAGAAATAAAGCTTAA
- a CDS encoding LysM-like peptidoglycan-binding domain-containing protein codes for MNRRNRKKQETGLLDGLKARITEVEMSSIKATWSDLPKLHQRLLMILIPIVIILILVPSPSVESDKTIEMTNSVQVEPERKEVAVNPVSLSEEGGTKQKVTTTDEWQEYTVQSGDTLAKVFRANSLPMADLNALIAIEGLDKPLSKITAGQLVRFKLASEGHLDILQLEKSGSSVMFFRLSDGGYGRSK; via the coding sequence ATGAATCGTCGAAATAGGAAGAAACAAGAAACGGGCCTACTAGATGGTTTGAAAGCTAGGATCACTGAAGTTGAGATGAGTTCAATAAAAGCTACTTGGTCTGATTTACCAAAGTTACATCAACGTTTGCTGATGATTCTTATCCCCATCGTCATTATATTGATTTTGGTACCAAGCCCTTCAGTAGAATCTGATAAAACAATTGAGATGACTAATAGTGTTCAAGTTGAGCCAGAACGAAAAGAAGTGGCGGTTAATCCCGTGTCATTAAGTGAAGAGGGTGGAACAAAGCAAAAGGTAACAACCACCGACGAATGGCAGGAATATACAGTGCAATCTGGGGATACATTAGCGAAAGTTTTTCGAGCCAACAGTTTACCTATGGCTGACTTGAATGCTCTAATTGCGATAGAAGGTTTGGATAAACCGCTTAGCAAGATAACGGCAGGTCAACTTGTTCGATTTAAATTGGCTTCCGAGGGCCATTTAGACATTCTACAACTCGAAAAGTCGGGTTCTTCGGTCATGTTTTTCCGTTTGTCAGACGGTGGTTACGGTAGAAGTAAGTAG
- a CDS encoding FKBP-type peptidyl-prolyl cis-trans isomerase → MSDIKLDTVEQKASYGIGLQMGQQLAGSGLEGLNVDAIAKGIATSLTGDMPEIEVDEINAALQEIHTRAESARAEASKAASADGEAFLTDNALRPEVTVLESGLQYEVITEGTGEVPTSDKQVRVHYHGQLTDGTVFDSSVSRGQPAEFPVTGVIKGWVEALQLMPVGSKWKLYIPQDLAYGERGAGAAIPPFAALVFEVELLDIL, encoded by the coding sequence ATGTCTGACATCAAACTGGATACAGTAGAACAAAAAGCAAGCTATGGTATTGGTCTACAAATGGGCCAACAACTTGCAGGAAGCGGCCTTGAAGGTCTTAATGTTGACGCTATCGCAAAAGGTATCGCAACATCGCTAACTGGCGATATGCCTGAAATCGAAGTTGACGAAATCAACGCAGCACTACAAGAGATCCACACTCGTGCAGAATCAGCTCGTGCAGAAGCTTCTAAAGCAGCATCTGCCGACGGTGAAGCTTTCTTAACAGATAACGCTTTACGTCCTGAAGTGACTGTACTTGAGTCTGGTCTTCAATATGAAGTAATTACAGAAGGTACTGGTGAAGTTCCTACTTCAGACAAGCAAGTTCGTGTTCACTACCATGGTCAACTGACAGATGGTACTGTGTTCGATAGCTCAGTTTCACGTGGCCAACCTGCTGAATTCCCAGTAACTGGCGTAATCAAAGGTTGGGTTGAAGCCCTTCAACTTATGCCTGTTGGCTCTAAGTGGAAACTTTACATCCCACAAGATCTTGCATACGGTGAGCGTGGTGCGGGTGCTGCTATCCCTCCTTTTGCTGCACTTGTATTCGAAGTCGAGTTACTAGATATTCTATAA
- a CDS encoding DUF2780 domain-containing protein: protein MKIITALTTLFLSLPSHAIFGLGSDSDTKLDTDMVKSLAGSLATEASNQESSPLVDALTNQLNVSPEQATGGAGALLALASSSLSESESSELGSLIPGMSSLSSAAPGLLSMAGDMSAVTDIFSKLGLDPSMISQFTPVIMEYLTGEGASSGLLDSLGSLWK, encoded by the coding sequence ATTAAAATAATCACAGCGTTAACAACACTATTCCTATCATTACCTAGCCACGCAATTTTTGGCCTTGGCTCAGATTCAGATACAAAACTCGACACAGATATGGTGAAGTCACTCGCAGGATCACTTGCGACAGAAGCATCGAATCAAGAAAGCTCCCCTTTGGTTGATGCACTTACTAACCAACTTAACGTATCACCAGAACAAGCCACAGGTGGGGCAGGCGCTCTTCTCGCTCTAGCATCAAGTTCACTTTCAGAATCAGAATCTTCAGAGTTAGGAAGCCTCATCCCTGGAATGAGCAGCTTATCTAGCGCTGCACCTGGGTTACTCAGCATGGCTGGCGACATGAGTGCAGTAACAGATATCTTTTCCAAGCTAGGACTGGATCCTTCAATGATAAGTCAATTTACTCCGGTTATTATGGAATACCTCACTGGCGAAGGCGCTTCTAGTGGGTTGCTTGACTCACTAGGTTCGTTATGGAAATAG
- a CDS encoding O-acetylhomoserine aminocarboxypropyltransferase/cysteine synthase family protein, which produces MRDETLSIHFGYETDPTTKSVATPIYQTVAYEFDNAQHGADLFNLAVPGNIYTRIMNPTNDVLEKRVSALEGGIAGLAVSSGSSAIHYAILTLAQLGDNIVSTPQLYGGTYTLFAHMLPSMGIEVRFAKDDNPESLAELIDDKTKAVYCESIGNPAGNIIDLSKLSELAHAQGVPVIVDNTVASPAVCKPIEYGADIVVHSLTKYIGGHGTTLGGMIVDSGKFPWAEHKERFPVFNQPEPSYHGVVYAEAFGPAAFIGRARTVPLRNTGSALSPMNAFMLMQGLETLSLRMERHCENALKVAEYLQNHDKVSWVSYAGLPDSQYYPLAEKYMKGKPSGILSFGLKDGYDAGVRFYDALEIFKRLVNIGDAKSLACHPASTTHRQLDEVEQKQAGVSPEMIRLSVGIEHIDDIIADLEQALNA; this is translated from the coding sequence ATGAGAGACGAAACCCTATCTATACATTTTGGTTACGAAACAGACCCAACAACTAAATCCGTTGCTACACCTATTTATCAAACCGTTGCGTATGAGTTTGATAATGCTCAGCATGGCGCTGACTTATTTAACCTAGCAGTCCCTGGTAACATCTACACTCGTATAATGAATCCAACCAATGATGTCCTCGAGAAGCGAGTATCCGCTTTAGAAGGTGGTATCGCCGGGCTCGCTGTTAGCTCTGGTAGTTCTGCTATTCACTACGCTATTTTAACTCTTGCACAGCTAGGGGATAACATCGTTTCGACGCCACAGCTATATGGTGGAACCTACACTCTTTTTGCTCATATGTTGCCTAGCATGGGAATAGAGGTTCGCTTTGCTAAAGATGACAATCCTGAAAGCCTAGCAGAACTAATCGACGATAAAACGAAAGCCGTGTATTGCGAATCTATTGGCAATCCAGCCGGTAATATTATTGATCTTTCTAAACTGTCTGAACTTGCTCACGCACAGGGTGTTCCTGTCATTGTGGATAATACAGTCGCCTCACCTGCCGTCTGTAAACCTATTGAATATGGGGCAGATATCGTTGTTCACTCACTGACTAAATATATTGGCGGTCATGGAACTACGCTCGGCGGTATGATCGTTGATTCAGGTAAGTTCCCATGGGCAGAGCATAAAGAACGCTTCCCTGTATTTAATCAACCAGAGCCTTCTTATCATGGTGTCGTATATGCAGAGGCATTTGGGCCAGCGGCATTTATTGGTCGAGCAAGGACTGTACCCCTACGTAATACAGGTTCTGCACTCTCTCCTATGAATGCCTTTATGCTTATGCAAGGACTCGAAACACTTTCATTACGCATGGAGCGACATTGCGAGAATGCCTTAAAAGTAGCTGAGTATTTACAAAATCACGATAAAGTCAGCTGGGTAAGCTATGCCGGTCTCCCAGATTCACAATATTATCCGCTTGCTGAAAAATATATGAAGGGTAAACCTTCTGGTATTCTGTCGTTTGGACTAAAAGATGGTTACGACGCAGGTGTTCGCTTTTATGACGCACTTGAGATATTCAAACGCCTCGTGAATATTGGCGATGCTAAATCACTTGCCTGTCATCCTGCGTCTACAACTCATAGACAACTTGATGAGGTGGAACAAAAACAAGCCGGAGTTAGCCCAGAAATGATTCGTTTGTCTGTAGGGATAGAGCATATTGACGATATTATTGCGGATTTGGAACAAGCTTTGAACGCTTGA
- the rplQ gene encoding 50S ribosomal protein L17, giving the protein MRHRKSGRQLNRNSSHRKAMFSNMACSLVSHEVIKTTVPKAKELRRVIEPLITLAKTDSVANRRLAFARTRDNEVVAKLFNELGPRFASRQGGYTRILKCGFRTGDKAPMAYIELVDRPEASEEAAAE; this is encoded by the coding sequence ATGCGCCATCGTAAGAGTGGTCGTCAACTCAACCGCAACAGCAGTCATCGTAAAGCGATGTTCAGCAATATGGCTTGTTCTCTTGTTAGCCACGAAGTTATTAAAACTACCGTGCCTAAAGCAAAAGAACTACGCCGCGTAATTGAGCCTTTGATTACACTAGCTAAGACAGACAGTGTTGCTAACCGTCGTCTGGCATTTGCTCGCACTCGTGATAACGAAGTAGTAGCAAAACTATTTAATGAACTAGGCCCGCGTTTCGCGAGTCGTCAGGGCGGATATACTCGCATTTTAAAATGTGGTTTCCGTACAGGTGATAAAGCTCCAATGGCATACATTGAGCTTGTAGATCGCCCAGAAGCTTCTGAAGAAGCTGCTGCTGAGTAA